In the Pseudanabaena sp. PCC 7367 genome, one interval contains:
- a CDS encoding alkaline phosphatase PhoX: protein MSISRRHFLALAGVSSLGVVLPKLYANARKQIGYGDLVTDPNGILDLPPGFKYRVISKLGDRMDDGAIVPNAADGMAAFDGALAGVPGSTILIRNHELTGRHYTKVAAPTEKLYDPIAQGGTTTLIVNSDRQVVKQFVSLAGTVRNCAGGKTPWGSWISCEEDTATPAGNETVNYAPVSKRHGYNFEVPADATAPIAPQPLIAMGRFNHEAIAVDPRTNIVYQTEDRIDGLFYRFIPNQPENLIAGGRLEALKIKDQPQAITARHFPIDQPMTMEWVTIEEVDPEGDTVRLEGFSKGAAQFMRGEGICYSDGALYFTCTNGGMIQSGQVWRYEPDPTNETGGTIALFVESDNPESLHFPDNICISPWGDMYVCEDGINQQQHVVGITSKGEMYHFAHNALNRSEFAGACFSADGQTMFLNIYNPTVTLAIWGDWV, encoded by the coding sequence ATGTCCATCTCTCGCCGCCATTTCCTTGCCCTCGCCGGAGTCAGCTCCCTTGGTGTGGTGCTTCCCAAGCTATATGCCAATGCTAGAAAGCAGATTGGTTATGGCGATCTGGTCACCGATCCCAATGGCATCCTCGATCTGCCGCCTGGATTTAAGTATCGGGTGATCTCCAAGCTGGGCGATCGGATGGATGATGGGGCGATCGTGCCTAATGCTGCCGATGGTATGGCTGCCTTTGATGGTGCCCTAGCCGGAGTCCCTGGTAGTACGATTTTAATTCGCAACCACGAACTCACTGGCCGCCACTACACCAAAGTAGCTGCGCCAACCGAAAAACTCTACGATCCGATCGCCCAGGGGGGAACAACTACATTGATCGTGAATAGCGATCGGCAGGTAGTTAAGCAGTTTGTGTCGCTGGCGGGAACGGTGCGGAATTGCGCTGGTGGCAAGACTCCCTGGGGCAGTTGGATTAGTTGCGAGGAAGATACCGCCACCCCGGCTGGCAATGAGACAGTTAATTATGCGCCTGTTTCTAAACGACATGGTTATAACTTCGAAGTGCCTGCTGATGCCACTGCGCCGATCGCACCGCAACCATTGATCGCCATGGGTCGGTTTAATCATGAGGCGATCGCTGTTGATCCACGTACCAATATTGTTTATCAAACCGAAGATCGGATCGATGGTCTGTTCTATCGCTTTATTCCCAATCAACCAGAGAATCTAATCGCAGGCGGTAGGTTGGAAGCACTGAAAATTAAAGACCAACCCCAGGCGATCACAGCCAGGCATTTTCCGATCGATCAACCGATGACGATGGAATGGGTCACGATCGAGGAGGTCGATCCAGAAGGGGATACGGTGCGATTGGAAGGATTTAGTAAGGGCGCTGCCCAGTTCATGCGCGGGGAGGGGATTTGCTATAGCGATGGGGCGCTCTATTTTACCTGCACCAATGGTGGCATGATCCAAAGTGGCCAGGTGTGGCGGTATGAGCCTGATCCGACCAATGAAACAGGGGGCACGATCGCCTTATTTGTTGAATCAGACAATCCTGAAAGCCTCCATTTCCCCGACAATATTTGTATTTCGCCCTGGGGTGACATGTATGTTTGCGAGGATGGTATCAATCAACAACAGCACGTGGTGGGAATTACTAGCAAAGGTGAGATGTATCACTTTGCCCACAATGCGCTAAATCGCAGCGAGTTTGCGGGGGCGTGTTTTTCGGCGGATGGCCAGACGATGTTTTTGAATATCTATAACCCGACGGTGACGCTGGCGATCTGGGGGGATTGGGTTTAG
- a CDS encoding DoxX family protein — protein sequence MQSSQPLRLLKTIISPELKDNPALPIALTVLRVAVGIFMVHNGLDKLADIEGFAAAYVEVIGLPFPIFFSYVAAFTELLGAPLLALGLFTRPAALGLMGTMLVAMYHHILVAGLSLPYLELSGVYASVFAFFLVNGAGKFSVDRFLNAWLGKLIANRTLRRLESLETSYQASDAEVTEVESTSK from the coding sequence ATGCAATCGAGCCAACCACTGCGGTTGCTCAAAACAATCATCTCCCCCGAACTCAAAGACAATCCGGCGTTACCGATCGCCCTGACGGTCTTGCGGGTCGCGGTAGGTATCTTCATGGTTCACAATGGCCTGGACAAGCTTGCCGACATCGAAGGATTCGCAGCGGCCTATGTGGAAGTAATCGGCTTGCCGTTCCCGATCTTCTTTAGCTATGTGGCGGCGTTCACGGAACTGTTGGGAGCGCCATTGCTAGCCCTGGGCTTGTTCACTCGTCCGGCGGCGTTGGGCTTGATGGGAACAATGCTGGTGGCGATGTATCATCACATTCTGGTGGCTGGCCTCAGCCTTCCCTACCTGGAGTTATCGGGCGTTTATGCTTCGGTCTTTGCTTTCTTTTTGGTCAATGGCGCGGGTAAGTTTTCGGTGGATCGATTTCTCAATGCCTGGTTAGGCAAGCTGATCGCCAACAGAACGCTGCGTCGGTTGGAATCGCTGGAGACTTCCTATCAGGCTTCTGATGCTGAAGTTACTGAAGTGGAAAGTACGAGCAAGTAG
- the nrdJ gene encoding ribonucleoside-triphosphate reductase, adenosylcobalamin-dependent yields the protein MVQEIDRTKANAQANLSKSDNTKANTSNAFPEDAPVANPVFFRTYSRKIGDRRESWQQVCDRTISSLKQLGNLNDEEVALISRMQRQLKALSSGRWLWVGGTDWIAQPSNFSGGYNCTSTNVVDWRAFGLMMDLAMMGCGTGAVLEEKYISQLPVICNRLNVSLAGEVGSTPAQARRETTEVEVNGDRVTIYVGDSRHGWVKSYQTILELSSDDRFSGEVQVTVDLSDVRASGEQLKGFGGVANPVKLPSLYNRCARVLNKAIGRKLTSVECCILIDEAAVCIVAGNIRRSAGMRQGASDDELFAGAKLNLWQQDESGNWRIDPERDALRMANHTRVYHHKPTEQECVDAVRQQYYSGEGAIQWAGEAIARSNVDILATPELRKEFMQVYSQGLENAKAWLRSHYPDMPETELEHRLERYGLNPCVTAETWVHTGNGARQVKDLVGVQHSTYVNGELFSTTPEGFFFTGVKPVVKLTTKEGYTLRLTGNHQLLKVTAQTQKQQYSQWVEAGALNQGDRILIHNHRDLQPWHGMGTFAEGWLLGNLIGDGCFSSHAASYSHQAKLRYWGDTQAEMNEYALDLVKSNVATAPNLAGIYHQQNKYDEIGSAGLAKLANQYGITQSHKTLTPGVEQSSYEFYQGFLRGLFDADGSVQGSQAKGVSIRLAQSNLPLLEAVQRMLLRVGIASTIYQNRRPAGFRQLPDSNRKLAEYFCQAQHELVIANDNIPVFQDVIGFQDATKAERLQQVLSGYKRNFNRERFAVTIASIEADGEAAVFDCTVPGPARFDANGITAHNCGEIIGSNFHCNLSEIHLNQLDPNNEQDQADAFAAGALSVATLLNHQFTEDRYQESRQLDPIVGVSFTGLFDFFVNAFGVEWLQWWAEGRPATMPGIEFKEKESAYLRKWSDTVHRVVWDYCDRHGIKRPNRCTTVQPSGTKSLLTGASPGWHPPKAQRFIRRVTFRKNDPVAMACIDYGYNVVPSQSDKDENGNLLNDPFDPRCTEWLVEIPVRVPWADLPGADTIDISKFSALAQMDFWMNVQQSYTRHNTSSTIELREPEIEAVGKRIYEAIERDQGYISTALLARFDDLQTFPRLPFEPIDREKYEQELAAVLKRRGTDDFHTALSLYDSGFLVEAGPAGCDSDKCMLPEEQPKA from the coding sequence ATGGTTCAGGAAATCGATCGCACCAAAGCCAATGCTCAGGCCAATCTGAGTAAGTCTGATAATACTAAGGCCAATACATCTAATGCCTTCCCGGAAGATGCCCCGGTAGCTAATCCAGTGTTTTTTAGAACCTATAGCCGTAAGATTGGCGATCGGCGCGAAAGTTGGCAGCAAGTTTGCGATCGCACCATTAGCAGCCTCAAACAATTGGGTAATCTCAATGATGAGGAAGTAGCGCTCATTTCCAGGATGCAGCGGCAATTAAAGGCCTTGTCCTCTGGGCGTTGGCTGTGGGTCGGTGGTACTGATTGGATCGCCCAACCCAGTAATTTTTCCGGCGGCTATAACTGTACCAGCACCAATGTAGTTGATTGGCGTGCCTTTGGCCTGATGATGGATCTGGCGATGATGGGCTGCGGTACAGGCGCAGTGCTGGAAGAAAAATATATTAGTCAGTTGCCAGTAATTTGCAATCGCCTCAATGTTTCCCTGGCCGGTGAAGTGGGTTCTACGCCTGCCCAGGCTCGCCGCGAAACCACCGAAGTAGAAGTGAATGGCGATCGGGTCACGATCTATGTGGGCGACAGTCGGCATGGTTGGGTTAAGTCCTATCAAACCATACTAGAACTTTCCAGTGACGATCGCTTTTCTGGCGAAGTGCAAGTTACGGTGGATTTGAGTGATGTGCGTGCTTCCGGTGAACAGCTTAAGGGATTTGGTGGCGTAGCTAATCCGGTCAAGCTGCCCAGTCTCTATAACCGGTGTGCCAGGGTTTTGAACAAGGCGATCGGTCGCAAGCTCACCTCGGTAGAATGTTGCATTTTGATCGATGAAGCGGCGGTTTGCATTGTGGCTGGAAATATTCGCCGGAGTGCCGGAATGCGCCAGGGAGCCAGCGATGATGAATTGTTTGCTGGAGCTAAGTTGAACCTTTGGCAGCAGGATGAATCGGGCAACTGGCGGATCGATCCGGAGCGGGATGCCCTGCGCATGGCCAACCACACCCGCGTTTACCACCACAAACCAACCGAGCAGGAATGTGTTGATGCGGTGCGTCAGCAGTATTATTCCGGTGAAGGGGCAATCCAATGGGCAGGTGAAGCGATCGCCAGGTCAAATGTAGATATCTTAGCCACGCCTGAACTAAGAAAAGAATTCATGCAGGTCTATAGTCAGGGCTTAGAGAATGCTAAAGCATGGTTGCGATCGCATTATCCCGATATGCCTGAAACTGAGCTAGAGCATAGACTAGAGCGTTATGGCTTAAATCCTTGTGTTACTGCCGAAACCTGGGTGCATACTGGCAATGGTGCAAGGCAAGTCAAGGATTTAGTTGGTGTGCAACACAGCACCTATGTCAATGGTGAGCTATTCAGCACTACTCCAGAAGGCTTCTTTTTTACTGGCGTTAAACCTGTGGTGAAACTAACCACCAAGGAAGGCTATACCCTGCGCCTGACCGGCAATCATCAACTCCTCAAAGTCACAGCCCAAACCCAGAAGCAACAATATAGCCAATGGGTTGAGGCAGGGGCATTAAACCAGGGCGATCGGATTTTGATTCATAACCATCGTGACTTGCAACCCTGGCATGGCATGGGCACATTTGCCGAAGGTTGGTTGTTGGGTAATTTGATCGGCGATGGTTGTTTCTCTAGCCATGCGGCCAGCTATTCCCATCAAGCGAAGTTGCGCTACTGGGGCGACACTCAAGCGGAGATGAATGAATATGCCCTTGACTTGGTTAAGAGTAATGTAGCAACTGCGCCTAACTTGGCCGGAATTTATCACCAGCAAAATAAATACGATGAAATTGGTTCAGCCGGATTAGCCAAGCTGGCCAACCAGTATGGCATTACCCAAAGCCATAAAACGCTCACACCTGGGGTTGAGCAATCCAGCTATGAATTCTATCAAGGGTTCCTGCGCGGCTTGTTTGATGCGGATGGCAGTGTTCAGGGTAGTCAAGCAAAGGGCGTAAGTATTCGTTTGGCTCAAAGTAATCTGCCACTCCTAGAAGCAGTACAGAGAATGTTGCTGAGAGTGGGCATTGCTAGCACCATTTACCAGAATCGCCGCCCCGCTGGTTTTAGGCAGTTGCCAGACTCCAACCGTAAGCTAGCAGAATATTTCTGTCAGGCACAGCATGAGCTAGTAATTGCTAACGATAATATTCCTGTGTTCCAGGATGTGATCGGTTTCCAGGATGCGACCAAGGCAGAACGCCTCCAGCAGGTGCTATCTGGCTATAAGCGCAATTTTAATCGGGAACGCTTCGCAGTGACGATCGCCTCGATCGAGGCCGATGGTGAAGCAGCGGTTTTTGATTGCACTGTGCCAGGTCCGGCTCGGTTTGATGCCAACGGGATCACGGCTCACAACTGCGGTGAAATCATCGGTAGTAATTTCCATTGCAACCTCAGTGAAATTCATCTTAATCAGCTCGATCCCAACAACGAACAAGATCAAGCAGATGCCTTCGCCGCCGGAGCCCTATCCGTGGCTACCTTGCTGAATCACCAATTCACAGAAGATCGCTACCAGGAATCGCGCCAACTCGATCCGATCGTGGGGGTTTCCTTTACTGGTCTATTTGACTTTTTTGTTAATGCCTTTGGCGTGGAGTGGCTGCAATGGTGGGCAGAGGGCAGACCCGCCACGATGCCAGGGATTGAATTTAAGGAAAAGGAAAGCGCTTACCTGCGCAAATGGAGCGACACCGTGCATCGGGTGGTGTGGGACTATTGCGATCGCCACGGGATCAAGCGTCCCAATCGCTGTACTACCGTACAACCCAGCGGTACTAAGTCTTTGCTGACTGGTGCGTCCCCTGGTTGGCATCCCCCCAAAGCACAGCGATTCATTCGCCGGGTCACCTTCCGCAAGAATGATCCAGTGGCTATGGCTTGCATTGACTATGGCTATAATGTGGTGCCTTCCCAATCGGACAAGGATGAGAATGGCAATCTGCTCAATGATCCCTTTGATCCTAGATGTACGGAATGGCTGGTGGAAATTCCGGTGCGGGTGCCCTGGGCGGACTTGCCAGGAGCCGACACGATCGACATTTCCAAATTCTCTGCCCTGGCGCAAATGGACTTCTGGATGAATGTGCAGCAGTCTTACACCCGCCATAACACCTCCAGCACGATCGAATTGCGCGAACCAGAAATCGAAGCGGTGGGCAAGCGGATCTATGAGGCGATCGAGCGGGATCAGGGCTATATTTCCACCGCCTTGCTGGCCAGATTTGACGATCTGCAAACCTTCCCGCGTTTGCCATTCGAGCCGATCGATCGGGAAAAATATGAACAAGAGCTAGCCGCAGTGTTGAAGCGTCGTGGTACGGATGATTTCCATACGGCATTGAGTTTGTATGATTCTGGGTTCCTGGTGGAAGCGGGGCCTGCGGGTTGTGATTCGGATAAGTGCATGTTGCCGGAGGAACAGCCCAAGGCTTAG
- a CDS encoding tetratricopeptide repeat protein, giving the protein MSDRPDDQSPQPEQDAQANFDLNQANVGNDVNNDINTDQADVANRMNNQATLYSAQGHYELAEPLLQQVLTIRQELYGDEHTHVADSLNNLGALYYNQAKFAEAEPIFQKSLAICEQVLGSDHTYTKITREWLEDTKKELEFRRHMADNPEVAELIERFLGDDDPT; this is encoded by the coding sequence ATGAGCGATCGCCCTGACGACCAGAGTCCGCAACCAGAGCAAGATGCGCAAGCTAATTTCGATCTCAATCAGGCAAATGTGGGGAATGATGTAAATAATGATATAAATACCGATCAGGCCGATGTGGCAAATCGTATGAATAATCAAGCTACCCTCTACTCTGCGCAAGGTCATTATGAGTTAGCGGAGCCGCTCTTGCAGCAGGTCTTGACCATACGACAGGAACTATACGGCGACGAGCATACCCATGTAGCAGATAGCCTGAATAATTTGGGAGCGCTTTACTATAATCAGGCAAAATTTGCTGAGGCTGAGCCCATTTTCCAAAAGTCACTAGCGATCTGTGAGCAGGTATTAGGCTCCGATCATACCTATACTAAGATCACGAGAGAATGGTTAGAAGATACCAAAAAAGAACTGGAGTTTCGTAGGCACATGGCAGACAATCCCGAAGTGGCGGAACTGATTGAGCGGTTCCTGGGTGATGACGATCCCACCTGA
- a CDS encoding NB-ARC domain-containing protein: MNIEDALMIVDSILPGRSLNNIQELLFRQTWEGKTYLAIAENSGYDASYVRDVGYKLWQTLSRAFGERVTKKNLQVVLRRYASKLVTSSPSPHGYEPNSIYETSQYGAGFSPSIGNLPNTFNPSNPQTPSLLVGDNWQGWAESNQGSSNINPIGQQVVNQPQRLRVSGKIDHSEPGNLNNIGQVYSTMAEEQINAYISTTHSQGNLEDRSLRQDWGSAIDTSDFIGREPELQQLEQWLIQDQARLIGTLGFGGVGKTALAAKIADRCQDEFDYLIWRSLRHAPALVDMLKDLVGFFSPQSRLDQSIPADRLLLLLFDCLRQHRCLLIFDQLETILRPADRHGFYLPGYEGYGDLFQQVGEINHQSCLLFTSREKPHQLMPTMMPTGNGEQSSQTIALMSLGGLELATAQQLPILARLKQLNPTNNPGLIANLASQYQTNPKMLKAVGRAIQELFDGAIEQFLAQDAIVFGEVRHLLMQQYDRLSGLEQRVMYWLAILPSPVTVEQLGQVMRPVTSHAELLEAITALRWRSLIAKQKHGFSLPRIIDKYVTNLVIEAAYAAITQQRDEFLVEFALYYPTSLTPAIEIDEIELPQSPQLPLAIIEPLLTKLTAQFGSTRSLGNKLSEILCRFSQSQQNPGYAQENILTLLRQLQLDRPGSDFAHLPIWQAYLQEILPQRSPLGMAQTGILASGLDDLADSSYSGRSIALGNNLQDLAKLVENPGSQLNCGNHSEYTTELMAIEFSPDGKVFACSNNDGSIKLRHSSNGDCLATLVGHTQPAFATTFSPDGQILASGSYDQTIRLWDIQTGECLKMLKIAGGTTTAQPDPIANPNTEPDIDRENRPELSDRPELDPQSAPSAQPTPG; encoded by the coding sequence ATGAATATTGAAGACGCATTAATGATCGTTGATTCGATCTTGCCCGGTAGGAGTTTAAATAATATTCAAGAGCTATTATTTCGGCAAACCTGGGAGGGTAAAACCTATCTGGCGATCGCTGAGAATTCTGGCTATGATGCCTCCTATGTTAGAGACGTGGGCTATAAGTTATGGCAGACTCTATCACGGGCATTTGGTGAGCGGGTAACCAAGAAAAATTTACAGGTGGTGTTGCGTCGATATGCATCTAAGCTGGTGACCAGTTCGCCTTCTCCGCACGGGTATGAACCCAATAGTATTTATGAAACTAGTCAATATGGTGCTGGCTTTAGCCCTAGTATAGGTAATCTGCCTAATACTTTTAATCCCAGTAATCCCCAAACTCCATCCTTATTAGTAGGTGATAATTGGCAGGGCTGGGCTGAGTCTAATCAGGGCAGCAGCAATATTAACCCGATCGGCCAGCAGGTAGTAAATCAACCGCAACGATTAAGGGTCTCTGGCAAAATCGATCATTCTGAGCCAGGAAATTTAAATAACATCGGTCAAGTGTATTCCACTATGGCTGAGGAGCAGATCAATGCCTATATATCTACAACCCATAGCCAAGGCAACTTAGAGGATCGCAGCTTGCGCCAGGATTGGGGCAGTGCGATCGACACCAGTGATTTTATTGGCCGGGAGCCAGAATTACAGCAGCTAGAACAATGGCTAATTCAGGATCAGGCTCGATTGATTGGCACTCTGGGTTTTGGTGGCGTGGGCAAAACAGCATTAGCTGCAAAAATTGCCGATCGCTGTCAGGATGAATTTGACTATTTAATCTGGCGATCGCTGCGACATGCCCCAGCCCTGGTGGATATGTTAAAGGACTTAGTTGGTTTCTTCAGTCCCCAATCACGATTGGATCAGTCAATCCCGGCCGATCGATTGCTCCTGTTGCTATTTGATTGCCTGCGGCAGCATCGTTGTCTGCTCATATTCGATCAGCTAGAAACAATCCTGCGCCCAGCCGATCGGCATGGGTTTTACCTGCCAGGCTATGAGGGCTATGGCGATTTGTTTCAGCAGGTGGGTGAAATCAATCACCAGAGCTGCTTACTGTTTACCAGTCGAGAAAAACCCCATCAACTCATGCCCACCATGATGCCAACTGGGAATGGTGAGCAATCTAGCCAGACGATCGCTCTGATGTCGTTGGGTGGCCTGGAGTTGGCAACGGCTCAGCAATTGCCCATTTTAGCCAGACTCAAACAGCTCAATCCAACTAATAATCCAGGGTTGATCGCCAATTTAGCTAGCCAATATCAAACCAATCCCAAAATGCTCAAGGCAGTGGGTAGGGCGATCCAGGAATTATTTGATGGCGCGATCGAGCAGTTTTTGGCACAGGATGCGATCGTGTTTGGCGAAGTGCGTCACTTGCTGATGCAACAGTACGATCGACTTTCCGGGCTGGAGCAACGGGTCATGTATTGGCTGGCAATCTTGCCATCACCAGTTACGGTTGAGCAATTGGGGCAGGTGATGCGACCAGTTACTAGCCATGCAGAGTTACTTGAGGCAATTACGGCCTTGCGGTGGCGATCGCTAATTGCCAAGCAGAAGCATGGTTTTAGCCTACCCAGGATCATAGATAAATATGTGACCAACCTGGTGATTGAAGCAGCGTATGCAGCGATCACTCAGCAGCGCGATGAATTCTTGGTTGAGTTTGCGCTTTACTATCCCACCTCATTGACCCCAGCGATCGAGATAGATGAGATCGAGTTACCACAGTCACCTCAGCTGCCGCTAGCCATAATTGAGCCATTATTAACCAAGCTAACTGCCCAATTTGGCTCGACCAGGAGCCTGGGGAATAAGTTAAGCGAAATTCTGTGCCGATTTAGCCAATCTCAGCAAAATCCTGGCTATGCCCAAGAAAATATACTTACCCTCTTGCGACAATTACAACTCGATCGCCCCGGTAGTGATTTTGCCCACCTGCCGATCTGGCAAGCTTATCTGCAAGAGATTCTGCCGCAGCGATCGCCTTTGGGCATGGCTCAAACTGGTATTTTAGCTAGTGGTTTAGATGATTTAGCTGATTCTAGTTATTCAGGCCGATCGATCGCACTGGGTAATAATTTGCAGGACTTGGCCAAGCTGGTTGAAAACCCTGGCTCCCAGCTAAATTGTGGCAACCATTCAGAATATACAACCGAGCTGATGGCGATCGAGTTCAGTCCTGATGGCAAGGTCTTTGCCTGTAGTAATAATGATGGCAGTATCAAGCTACGCCACAGCAGTAATGGCGATTGTTTAGCTACCCTGGTAGGTCATACTCAACCTGCTTTTGCAACTACCTTTAGTCCCGATGGCCAAATTCTG
- a CDS encoding DUF4359 domain-containing protein: MTRPKQNKAKRADRLYPKVAAGMFGLLLLAMAFTNPSKEKYINFAAQEFSAQVKEGVCQSQSEQNPDNPLDAANSLVSRICMVGVNLQRDLIKDVIEKNTAPQNFLIFTIYRTETGIQEFTTLAIFGNFFVLN; this comes from the coding sequence ATGACTAGACCCAAGCAGAATAAGGCAAAGCGTGCCGATCGTCTCTATCCTAAGGTAGCTGCTGGCATGTTTGGTTTGCTACTTCTGGCGATGGCGTTTACCAATCCATCAAAAGAAAAATATATCAACTTCGCTGCCCAGGAGTTCTCAGCACAAGTCAAGGAAGGAGTATGTCAATCGCAGAGTGAACAAAATCCCGACAATCCCCTGGATGCAGCAAACAGTCTGGTATCAAGAATTTGTATGGTGGGGGTGAATCTGCAGCGAGATCTAATCAAAGACGTGATCGAGAAAAATACTGCGCCGCAGAACTTTTTGATTTTTACTATATATCGCACTGAAACTGGGATTCAGGAGTTTACTACCCTGGCCATTTTTGGTAATTTCTTTGTCTTAAATTGA
- a CDS encoding RluA family pseudouridine synthase yields the protein MDLNKSAENKISIEVDLNLPAAAPSRLVRLDSYLATCLTEFSRSRIQKLIEQGMVQQNQQTCTSKKAIVKDGDYLTIEIPELERLTIEPQAIDLDILYEDEHLLAINKPVGMVVHPAPGHSEGTLVNALLAHCQHLSGINGVQRPGIVHRLDKDTSGAIVVAKNDFAHHSLQAQIQAKTARRCYLGLVFGVPNASSGIINAPIARHQRDRKKMAVVETGRSAITHWRLLERLGHFSLLQFDLETGRTHQIRVHSAYMGHGIAGDPVYGKTLKHLKHQALHAWQLSFIHPVSQVEIKVTAPLPDYFEKILKQLRHRT from the coding sequence ATGGATTTAAATAAGTCGGCTGAAAATAAAATATCGATCGAGGTTGATCTGAACTTGCCCGCTGCTGCTCCGAGCCGATTAGTCCGATTAGACAGTTATTTGGCAACCTGTTTGACTGAGTTTTCCCGATCGCGGATTCAAAAATTAATTGAACAGGGGATGGTGCAGCAAAACCAGCAGACTTGCACCAGCAAAAAGGCGATCGTTAAGGATGGCGATTACCTCACGATCGAAATCCCTGAACTTGAGCGCTTGACCATTGAACCTCAAGCGATCGATCTGGATATTCTTTATGAAGACGAGCATTTACTGGCGATCAACAAACCGGTTGGCATGGTGGTGCATCCTGCGCCGGGGCATTCTGAGGGGACTCTGGTAAATGCTTTGTTGGCGCACTGTCAACATCTATCTGGCATTAATGGCGTGCAGCGACCAGGCATCGTGCATCGGTTGGATAAGGACACCAGTGGCGCGATCGTGGTGGCGAAAAATGATTTTGCCCATCACAGCTTACAAGCCCAAATTCAGGCCAAGACTGCGCGGCGGTGCTATTTGGGGTTAGTGTTTGGTGTGCCAAATGCTAGTAGTGGCATCATTAATGCGCCAATTGCCAGACACCAGCGCGATCGCAAAAAAATGGCAGTAGTGGAAACGGGGCGATCGGCAATCACTCATTGGCGCTTGCTAGAGCGATTGGGTCATTTCTCACTATTGCAGTTTGATCTCGAAACTGGCCGCACCCATCAGATTCGGGTACATAGTGCCTATATGGGTCATGGGATCGCTGGTGATCCGGTATATGGCAAAACCCTCAAACACCTGAAGCATCAAGCGCTCCATGCCTGGCAACTCTCTTTTATTCATCCGGTTAGCCAGGTTGAGATTAAAGTTACTGCACCTCTGCCTGATTATTTTGAAAAAATACTCAAACAATTACGGCATCGCACTTAA